One window of Arvicola amphibius chromosome 6, mArvAmp1.2, whole genome shotgun sequence genomic DNA carries:
- the Smim12 gene encoding small integral membrane protein 12 — protein MWPVLWTVVRTYAPYVTFPVAFVVGAVGYHLEWFIRGKGPQPVEEEKSILERREDRKLDELLGKDHTQVVSLKDKLEFAPKAVLNRNRPEKN, from the coding sequence ATGTGGCCTGTGCTTTGGACCGTGGTGCGCACCTACGCTCCCTATGTCACCTTTCCTGTGGCCTTTGTGGTCGGGGCTGTGGGCTACCACCTGGAATGGTTCATCAGGGGAAAGGGCCCTCAGcctgtggaggaggagaagagcatCTTGGAGCGTCGCGAGGACCGAAAGCTGGATGAGCTACTAGGCAAGGACCACACTCAGGTGGTGAGCCTTAAGGACAAACTGGAATTTGCCCCCAAAGCAGTCCTGAACAGAAACCGTCCAGAGAAGAATTAA